The Hypanus sabinus isolate sHypSab1 chromosome 2, sHypSab1.hap1, whole genome shotgun sequence DNA segment GCCAAGAATTTTCTTGGAACAGGATAAGGGTTTTCCAGATTTGCTGACTTTGAAAAGATGATAAAGGCTTTTGCCAGTCTTCCAATGAAGCTACAATGAGAAGAACTTGGCATGGAATCGCCAGCTACATGTATAATAGAGACACCATGATTAAAGTATAATGAAAAATATGCATTGTAATATCTGAAGCTCTAGGTCTGAGAGTCCACTAGGGTAGTCAGAGGTTTGATATCTGCGAATCCACAAGTTcattgggtgggagggaggaaaggggcttgatttgctgctgttgttttgatgttgttgctgcttgtgttgttctgctgaacactgtggtatgctatgttggcaccggaatgtgtagtgacacttgcaggctgatcCCAGCGCGCCCTTGGGTTATGTTGGTTATAAATGCAACCTTGGTATGATCTGGCTGAGGAGTATTGGGTAAAAGCATTGAATAGGGTTCATTCCTTGTCATCATGTGCTAGACTGGGGCTCATACAATTTAACGTTTTACACGGTGCATTTAAGTAAAGCTAggtttgctgacatatatcctgggaCGGACGCTGGTTGTGACAGGTGTTTCTTCTCTCCGGCTAGTTTAGTGCATGCATTTTGGCCTTGCCCTTGGCTTGATGGCTATTGGGcactggtttttaaaattatcagtgaggttttggtgGTGACACTGAGACCTTGCCCGCTTATACCTGTATTTGGTGTGGCAGATGATGGtttgggtttaaatgcaaacTAGTCGGGTATCATTgcatttacatcgcttttggcccaaAGGAGAAttttgctggtctggaaatctgccactcccccatctgctgctgcatggttagaggacgtaatgttttttctgaaattagaaaagattaaattcactctgAGGGGGTCTGTGGAAAAGTTCTATTCAAAATAGGGAcctttcttgtcatattttgggagttttaaggaattacctactagttgagggcatttgattgtacttgggaagttgcttcccttttaacatgcatatggtttacctcacagggtggttgatgaattgtaatatgagtgtattctggatcatctgacaTGTTGTGGATGTGTGGGCCTTCGTCCTGAAGTAGTGTGggggtatggctgtgaaatgtccgtacttgtatttgtgaagtgttgtattgtaaatacattagctgccatggtatgttcagggaaggtgggtgaggggagttttgtttaggggtaagatataaaagcaaaatggaggaaaatgtaatgcattatATATTCTGTAAtgtgtcattccttcaataaaaataaatataaatgcaaatgcCACATTTCACTTGATTCGAGTAGGATTTTAGGCAGCCACCACATTGTCCTTGACAGATTGGgctcagggtccagtggcatgaaaTGCAAGCTCACTGCTAAGGTCTCCGTTGGATTACTCTTTGTCTGGAGCctccccttgaccttaccacaaTAGGTGACTCTAGCAGTCGCTCTGCTCCAGATAGCTAAATTCCTGATGTCATCACTCCACCACGATAGAATGATGATCCTTGGAGAAGTTCActgtattttgctgtatgttttgaagtacatgtgataaataagtgaATCTGAATATGACTTATACATCTTGTTTACCAACTCATTAACGGTCACTTCAAGCTGCTTACCTTTTTGTATTCAAAATATGTTGACATGACTCATTTCTtgtctttactttttatttgtATACATTagtattctgtgttgtttttaacattattttcaacttttttttcttttcagaaaCTGGCTCATTTTATCATGATCATAATGAAACAAGTGTGGAATCAGTGAACAGACACCCAGATAACACACAACTGAATGAAAGCAGAATGTCAACAACACGCTTTTCAACCTGGGTCACTTTTGACGATGATCCTGAACCAACACAAAAATCACTTTTAAAACGGGGAAATTCTCATTGCTATGTAGATCAAGAAAAAGTTGAGACATCCTTGGGGCCTAAAGGTGATGTAGAAAAGGCAACATCAATAAATAATCTGTTGGATTTTTCAACGAAGGAGAAGAATGATGTATTTTCGCTAAATAGACCTGCCACAAATCCCTATTCACCAACACGTACCACTAACCCATTTTTGGATGAAGCTCTACGTGATGTCCAGCCATCGCCAATCAACCCATTTCAAGCATTCTTTGAGAAAAAGGAAAGTCCTGGTGTAATCAATTCATCACAAAACAACTCTCAGATCTGTCAGCAGGTAAATGGATCTGACTGTCCATTTAGTGGTGCAAACATCATTAGGCAAATAGATTCTACTATGACATCCAGCAGAAATCAAAATGATCAGTGGACTTCAGCTGATTTCCAGAATTCTTCAGATTTAGTGTCACTATTTTCTGAAATAAATAATCAAGAGGATTCTGTTTTCAGAAATTCACCAGTCTCAGTTTCTGATATAAAAGTCAATAACCAAAGGGATTCTTTTGTATTCACTAATGCCGTGGATCTTATTTCCCCATTATCTGATGGAAAAGCCAATATACAAAAGAATTCTGCTGTTTTTGAGAGTTCTCTGGATCCAGCCTTTCGATTTCCAGCCGTAGACGTGGACAATCGAAAGGACTCAGTTTTCAGAAGTTCATCAGATTCTGTTTCTCCACCTTCTGATATGAAAATCAGTAGCCAACCAGATTCTGTCATGACATTTGGTCATTCTCCAGATTCTCCATTTCCTTGTTCTTACATCAATGGTCAAAGAGACTCCATTATTTTCAATAATTCTCTAAATCCTACATTTGTAGATGACTCAATGAATTGTAGCCTTCAAAATGAAGTAGTTTCTCAACTCAAACAAATTAATATTATGGATCCAGATCAGGTTAACTGCCCTACCTTAGCTGATGACCCCTTCAATTCTCCAGAGGCAGAAAGCTATGCAGATGACCTTTTCCATCTTCCCCCTAGAGATGGGTGGACAATGATGTTGCGAATACCTGAGAAAAAGAACATAATGTCATCAAGACACTGGGGTCCTATATATGTTAAAATGCTAGATAATGCACGTTTACAGCTCTTCTATGAAAAAGGTCTTGAAAAGCCTTTTAGGGAGATCCAGCTTCAGAATTTCCATGAGCTGTCTGAGCTCAAACTTCAGAATTTTGATGAAAATGGAAAAATACATACTATAAGAATAGATCAAGTATTATATAAGGAAAAGCGTAAGTACCATCCCTTGTCAACAGTAGTTCAGGCACCTGTTAGGGTGCAGGTAATCAAACTGGGCACCACCTGTTATGAAGATTATGTAAGCTTTGTAACCACAGTTCAAGATACTCTAATGAAACTGCCAAGTACCAGAGAAATTTGTGCCAATTACATTGAAGAGGAAATAACAGTGAAAGTACAAGATGAATTTCGAGGTATTGTGGCCAAAGGAGACAACAAGCTTGTCCAACACTGTGTTGTCACTCATATCAGTATTCTGGCTTTTGTTTCTGGGATGCCAGAATGTCGAATAGGCCTCAATGATGTTCAGATGAAAGGAAATGAAGTTGTTTCTAGACATGACATTATTCCCACAACCACAACCAAGTGGATTAAAATAAATGACTGTCATTTCCACAAATGTGTTGATATTGATGAATTCAATAATTCCAGATTAATTAAATTTTTACCATTGGATGGTCATAAATTTCAGTTGATGCATTTCAGGACTACTTTTAGTGAGAAGGCTCTTCCATTCTCCCTTAAAACTTTGGCTTCTGTTAAGGGAGCTGAAGTGGAACTTCAGTCTTGGTTGGTGATGTCATCAGGATTTGTGCCCAATCGAGACCAGCTTGCCGCCATGCCTTGTGAAAATGTGATGATCCGGTACCCTGTCCCAATGGACTGGGTTAAGAACTTCAGGCGAGAAGGAGTCTTGCGAGAGAAGTCACTCAAAGCTAGAGTGAATAGAAGTGCCAGCTTTGGTAGTGCAAGCATGTCTGGCTCTGAACCTGTAATGAGAGTAACACTGGGAAGTGCCAAGTATGAACATGCTTTTAAATCTATTGTATGGAGAATCAATAGGCTTCCAGACAAAAATTCAGGTGAGTTATCAATGACTAGAGCTCTGCTGTAACTGTTTCTTTTAACTATTCTTTACCAAAATAAGCCCTTGGTTAGAATGCATAgtaaaggaaacaaaaaaaaagctattAATTGCATCTTCAGACACAtactaaatgaaagaaaaatacttTCCAACAGAATTTGGTTTATtagcactgacatatgttgtgaaatttgtaattTTGGCGACAAATAAAACGTTAAGTAAAACATCCTTTATAGTTAATGAAAATGCTGAAATAATGGAAATGTAAAGAAGGAAACACTTAGAAATTCCAGTGTACCCATAAGATTTTTGTCCCACTGCAAAAGACTTCAGCTGTGCCAAAAGTCTCTGAAGCATTAGACCTGGTGCTGCACATTTTTTGTACTTGCAAATTTAGGCCTTCTTTTCAAAGGTGGTCCTCATCAGTTGGTTGTCCACAGCATTTGAACAGCAGGTAATTGGAGACAGGGAGAGAAGTAGATGATATTTGTGAGGCAGTTTAAGGACAGTCATGTTGGTTTTGAGGCAGTGCAGGGAAGGGTCACTAGATTTAATCTTGGGATAAAGGGATTGATGTATTTTAGGGTTTATGAAAATGAGAGACGATTTTTATTGAAGTGAAAAATTAGAGCAGCTTGAA contains these protein-coding regions:
- the ston2 gene encoding stonin-2 isoform X1 — protein: MLSGNVIATQRSAWVSFDDTQCTVDGGGSVGDHRKYSPVSGTLFEDDNYQDNTFHDSSSSIQHQHSTVCMTETASVPSEWIKFDDQPWPILSPLRPQSTDSREPPTSEESWTTQSEEPSNLSLAPSYTDLQSIETEDLPSNSVSRPGSPETGSFYHDHNETSVESVNRHPDNTQLNESRMSTTRFSTWVTFDDDPEPTQKSLLKRGNSHCYVDQEKVETSLGPKGDVEKATSINNLLDFSTKEKNDVFSLNRPATNPYSPTRTTNPFLDEALRDVQPSPINPFQAFFEKKESPGVINSSQNNSQICQQVNGSDCPFSGANIIRQIDSTMTSSRNQNDQWTSADFQNSSDLVSLFSEINNQEDSVFRNSPVSVSDIKVNNQRDSFVFTNAVDLISPLSDGKANIQKNSAVFESSLDPAFRFPAVDVDNRKDSVFRSSSDSVSPPSDMKISSQPDSVMTFGHSPDSPFPCSYINGQRDSIIFNNSLNPTFVDDSMNCSLQNEVVSQLKQINIMDPDQVNCPTLADDPFNSPEAESYADDLFHLPPRDGWTMMLRIPEKKNIMSSRHWGPIYVKMLDNARLQLFYEKGLEKPFREIQLQNFHELSELKLQNFDENGKIHTIRIDQVLYKEKRKYHPLSTVVQAPVRVQVIKLGTTCYEDYVSFVTTVQDTLMKLPSTREICANYIEEEITVKVQDEFRGIVAKGDNKLVQHCVVTHISILAFVSGMPECRIGLNDVQMKGNEVVSRHDIIPTTTTKWIKINDCHFHKCVDIDEFNNSRLIKFLPLDGHKFQLMHFRTTFSEKALPFSLKTLASVKGAEVELQSWLVMSSGFVPNRDQLAAMPCENVMIRYPVPMDWVKNFRREGVLREKSLKARVNRSASFGSASMSGSEPVMRVTLGSAKYEHAFKSIVWRINRLPDKNSASGQPHSFYCHLELGSDREVPASFVHYVDVEYDMPCTSASKTAVRSITVADKTDVRKWVVYKAHYNYQVEMEQRRVRAVSGDGMETDHPNECTQQ
- the ston2 gene encoding stonin-2 isoform X2, encoding MSTTRFSTWVTFDDDPEPTQKSLLKRGNSHCYVDQEKVETSLGPKGDVEKATSINNLLDFSTKEKNDVFSLNRPATNPYSPTRTTNPFLDEALRDVQPSPINPFQAFFEKKESPGVINSSQNNSQICQQVNGSDCPFSGANIIRQIDSTMTSSRNQNDQWTSADFQNSSDLVSLFSEINNQEDSVFRNSPVSVSDIKVNNQRDSFVFTNAVDLISPLSDGKANIQKNSAVFESSLDPAFRFPAVDVDNRKDSVFRSSSDSVSPPSDMKISSQPDSVMTFGHSPDSPFPCSYINGQRDSIIFNNSLNPTFVDDSMNCSLQNEVVSQLKQINIMDPDQVNCPTLADDPFNSPEAESYADDLFHLPPRDGWTMMLRIPEKKNIMSSRHWGPIYVKMLDNARLQLFYEKGLEKPFREIQLQNFHELSELKLQNFDENGKIHTIRIDQVLYKEKRKYHPLSTVVQAPVRVQVIKLGTTCYEDYVSFVTTVQDTLMKLPSTREICANYIEEEITVKVQDEFRGIVAKGDNKLVQHCVVTHISILAFVSGMPECRIGLNDVQMKGNEVVSRHDIIPTTTTKWIKINDCHFHKCVDIDEFNNSRLIKFLPLDGHKFQLMHFRTTFSEKALPFSLKTLASVKGAEVELQSWLVMSSGFVPNRDQLAAMPCENVMIRYPVPMDWVKNFRREGVLREKSLKARVNRSASFGSASMSGSEPVMRVTLGSAKYEHAFKSIVWRINRLPDKNSASGQPHSFYCHLELGSDREVPASFVHYVDVEYDMPCTSASKTAVRSITVADKTDVRKWVVYKAHYNYQVEMEQRRVRAVSGDGMETDHPNECTQQ